A genomic segment from Dasypus novemcinctus isolate mDasNov1 chromosome X, mDasNov1.1.hap2, whole genome shotgun sequence encodes:
- the LOC101411975 gene encoding P antigen family member 3-like, whose protein sequence is MSGQFRSTSTSEGRRDDQDVPQLTGPEVAEQPGDEQPEQDVPPTESQDITPGQETEDEGAEASQGPDLEDTLQELAQPKTGGKRGDGPDIKGEIVSNLEPVKMPESGEGQPQI, encoded by the exons ATGAGTGGACAATTCAGATCAACATCCACAtctgaaggaagaagagatgatcaAGACGTTCCCCAGCTGACTGGACCTGAAGTT GCTGAGCAGCCCGGTGATGAACAACCTGAACAAGATGTGCCACCAACCGAAAGCCAGGATATTACACCTGGCCAAGAAACAGAAGATGAAGGAGCAGAAGCATCTCAAG GGCCTGACCTGGAAGATACTCTCCAGGAACTGGCTCAGCCAAAGACCGGGGGTAAGCGTGGCGATGGTCCAGACATCAAGGGGGAGATTGTATCAAATCTAGAACCTGTTAAAATGCCAGAATCAG